From one Pseudomonas sp. S35 genomic stretch:
- a CDS encoding NAD(P)-dependent oxidoreductase, which translates to MTTQPKPFTRILLTGAAGGLGQILRETLQAHADIVRASDISAMAPSAGAHDEVIQCNLADKAAVAALVDGVDAIVHLGGISVERPFEEILDANIRGTFHIYEAARQQGVKRIVFASSNHVTGFYPQDVELDVHAQRRPDGYYALSKAYGEDLAAFYFHRYGIETVSLRIGSSFPEPRNRRMLHTWLSYADLDHLVARALLAKDVGHSVVYGVSDNKERWWSNRHAEHLGFAPQDSSEQFRAKVEQQPQPPADEPGGRLQGGAFTAAGPFDNSAAAAS; encoded by the coding sequence ATGACCACACAGCCCAAACCCTTCACTCGCATTTTGCTCACCGGCGCGGCCGGCGGCCTGGGGCAGATCCTGCGGGAAACCTTGCAGGCCCATGCCGACATCGTGCGTGCCTCGGACATCAGCGCCATGGCGCCCAGCGCAGGTGCACACGACGAAGTGATCCAGTGCAACCTGGCCGACAAGGCTGCCGTGGCGGCGCTGGTCGACGGCGTTGACGCGATCGTGCACCTGGGTGGGATTTCAGTGGAGCGGCCGTTCGAGGAAATTCTCGACGCCAATATTCGCGGCACATTCCATATTTACGAAGCGGCGCGGCAACAAGGGGTCAAGCGGATTGTGTTTGCCAGCTCCAACCACGTCACCGGTTTTTACCCCCAGGACGTGGAACTGGATGTGCACGCACAGCGCCGCCCGGATGGTTACTACGCGCTCTCCAAGGCTTACGGCGAAGACCTCGCGGCGTTCTATTTTCATCGCTATGGGATTGAAACCGTGAGCTTGCGCATCGGCTCGTCGTTCCCCGAACCGCGCAACCGGCGGATGCTGCACACCTGGCTGAGCTACGCAGACCTGGACCACCTGGTGGCCCGCGCCCTGCTGGCCAAGGACGTGGGGCACAGTGTGGTGTATGGCGTTTCAGACAATAAGGAGCGCTGGTGGAGCAATCGGCATGCCGAGCACCTGGGCTTTGCACCGCAGGACAGCTCGGAGCAGTTTCGCGCCAAGGTCGAGCAGCAACCGCAACCGCCTGCGGATGAGCCCGGTGGCCGGCTTCAGGGCGGCGCGTTCACCGCAGCCGGGCCGTTCGACAATTCGGCGGCGGCCGCTTCATAG
- a CDS encoding ABC transporter ATP-binding protein has product MSAIKLNVEGLNVRFVSGQKETHAVRDVSFTLGREKLAIVGESGSGKSTVGRSLLKLHPPSAKITAKAMAFGEVDLLSASEKAMQKIRGQRISMIMQDPKYSLNPVVKVGDQIAEAYLAHHKASRSDARERVLQMLEQVHIRDPQRVYNLYPHEVSGGMGQRIMIAMMVITRPEVIIADEPTSALDVSVRQQVLNVLEELVDQQQMGLIFVSHDLNLVRNYCDRVLVMYAGRVVESLAACDLHYAEHPYTRGLLAALPSMDNRRAHLPVLKRDPLWLTQ; this is encoded by the coding sequence ATGTCCGCCATCAAACTGAATGTCGAAGGGCTTAACGTGCGCTTCGTCAGTGGCCAGAAAGAAACCCACGCCGTGCGCGACGTGTCCTTTACCTTGGGCCGGGAGAAGCTGGCGATCGTCGGTGAGTCCGGCTCCGGCAAATCCACCGTGGGCCGCAGCTTGCTAAAGCTGCATCCGCCCAGCGCGAAAATCACCGCAAAGGCTATGGCGTTTGGTGAAGTCGACCTGTTGTCGGCCAGCGAAAAGGCCATGCAGAAGATTCGCGGCCAGCGCATCTCGATGATCATGCAAGACCCCAAATACTCGCTGAACCCGGTGGTCAAGGTCGGCGACCAGATCGCCGAAGCCTACCTGGCCCACCACAAGGCCAGCCGCAGCGATGCCCGCGAGCGCGTGTTGCAGATGCTGGAGCAGGTGCACATCCGCGACCCGCAGCGCGTCTACAACCTGTACCCCCATGAAGTCTCCGGCGGCATGGGGCAGCGCATCATGATCGCGATGATGGTGATCACCCGCCCTGAAGTGATCATCGCCGACGAGCCCACCTCGGCGCTGGATGTCTCGGTGCGCCAGCAAGTGCTCAACGTGCTGGAAGAGTTGGTGGACCAGCAGCAGATGGGGCTGATCTTTGTCAGTCACGACCTCAACCTGGTGCGCAACTACTGCGACCGCGTGCTGGTGATGTACGCCGGGCGTGTTGTCGAATCCCTGGCCGCCTGTGACCTGCACTACGCCGAGCACCCCTATACCCGTGGCCTGCTGGCCGCGTTGCCGAGCATGGATAACCGCCGTGCGCACCTGCCGGTGCTCAAGCGCGACCCCCTCTGGCTGACCCAATAA
- a CDS encoding ABC transporter permease, translating into MFVMTASVMGARASNTLRRASTVLVTLLGLLALTFIIGRVMPLDPVLAVVGPDADSSTYDQVYRSMGLDKPIWTQFGLYLNDLLHGDFGNALLTGHPVLDDILRVFPATIELATLAILFGVLIGLPLGVCAASNQGRLGDHVARVITLFGYSTPIFWLGMMGLLVFYAWLGWAGGAGRIDLAYDGMVPEVTGLLLIDTSLARDWDAFASALRHIVLPALILGLNSVAYISRMTRSFMLEQLSQEYIITARVKGLSRRQVVWGHAFRNILVQLLTVVALAYGSLLEGAVLIETVFAWPGFGQYLTSSLMLGDMNAVMGCVLVIGLIFVALNLISDALYKVFDPRTR; encoded by the coding sequence ATGTTTGTTATGACTGCCTCTGTCATGGGCGCTCGCGCTTCCAATACCCTGCGGCGTGCCAGCACGGTGCTGGTGACGTTGCTCGGCCTGTTGGCGCTGACCTTTATCATCGGCCGGGTCATGCCGCTTGACCCCGTGCTGGCGGTAGTCGGGCCGGATGCCGACAGTTCCACCTACGACCAGGTGTACCGGTCGATGGGCCTGGACAAGCCGATCTGGACCCAATTCGGCCTTTACCTCAACGACCTGCTCCACGGTGATTTCGGCAACGCGTTGCTGACCGGCCACCCGGTGCTCGATGACATCCTGCGGGTGTTCCCGGCGACCATCGAGTTGGCGACGTTGGCGATCCTGTTCGGCGTGCTGATCGGTTTGCCGCTGGGCGTGTGTGCGGCCAGCAACCAAGGTCGGCTCGGCGACCACGTGGCACGGGTGATCACCCTGTTCGGCTACTCCACCCCGATTTTCTGGCTGGGCATGATGGGCCTGCTGGTGTTCTACGCCTGGCTCGGTTGGGCCGGTGGCGCGGGGCGCATCGACCTGGCCTACGACGGCATGGTGCCCGAGGTCACTGGCCTGTTGCTGATCGACACCTCGCTTGCCCGTGACTGGGACGCCTTCGCCAGCGCCCTGCGGCATATCGTGTTGCCGGCGCTGATCCTGGGCCTGAACTCGGTGGCGTACATCAGCCGCATGACCCGCAGCTTCATGCTGGAGCAGCTGTCCCAGGAATACATCATCACGGCGCGGGTCAAGGGTTTGTCCCGGCGCCAAGTGGTGTGGGGGCATGCGTTTCGCAACATCCTCGTGCAGTTGCTCACCGTGGTTGCGCTGGCCTACGGCTCGCTGCTCGAAGGTGCGGTGCTGATCGAAACCGTGTTCGCCTGGCCGGGGTTCGGCCAATACCTCACCAGCAGCCTGATGCTCGGTGACATGAATGCGGTGATGGGCTGCGTGCTGGTGATCGGCCTGATTTTCGTTGCGCTCAACCTGATCAGCGATGCCTTGTACAAGGTGTTCGATCCGCGCACCCGTTAA
- a CDS encoding ABC transporter substrate-binding protein: MNIFPSLWARVFVAALAVTAVPASFAKTPADQLIVGMSMINLLSLDPAAATGLDVSEINANLYDMLLVQDVAQPDRLVPALAERWQVSEDRKTLTFNLRSGVKFQSGNDLSAEDVAWSLHRVLKLNLALASTWKAYGFTAENVERYMRATDANTFVIELPRPTDPLLVLNTLATSPSAFILDRKKVLEHQKGSDMGAAWLVTHAAGSGAFALNDWRANDVILMTRFDGYWGGPAKLKRIVMRNMTESQSLRLMIERGDLDIAKGMSAPDIEALQKSDKVRTQTLQRGTLYYVALSVKQPMFADARVRKAVRSLIDYQGINQTVMPHYGVINQRPMPLGLAARLPDPGYTLNVEQAKVWLAEAGYPNGFKTTIRVLAEPPFINIASNLQSTLAQAGIQASIITGTGNQIYGAMRERTFDIIVGRGGGGAERHPHSSLRTLVYNPDNRDEAKLTNFQGWRTSFYSPELNQLIEHAEVEPDADKQLTQYREIQAQVDQQVGAILPVSQMTDTVVVYTDVADFQGHTAATTRYKDVYKKR; encoded by the coding sequence ATGAACATATTTCCTTCGCTGTGGGCGCGGGTATTCGTCGCCGCCCTGGCCGTCACCGCCGTACCGGCAAGCTTTGCCAAAACCCCGGCCGATCAACTGATCGTCGGCATGAGCATGATCAACCTGCTGTCCCTCGACCCGGCGGCCGCCACCGGCCTGGACGTGTCGGAAATCAACGCCAACCTCTATGACATGTTGCTCGTGCAGGATGTCGCCCAGCCAGATCGCCTGGTACCTGCGCTGGCCGAGCGCTGGCAGGTCAGTGAGGACCGCAAGACCCTGACCTTCAACCTGCGCAGTGGGGTGAAGTTCCAGTCCGGCAATGACTTGAGCGCCGAAGACGTAGCCTGGTCGCTGCACCGGGTGCTCAAGCTCAACCTCGCGCTGGCCTCCACCTGGAAGGCCTACGGCTTCACTGCCGAAAACGTCGAGCGCTACATGCGCGCCACGGATGCCAACACGTTCGTGATCGAACTGCCACGGCCGACCGACCCGCTGTTGGTGCTCAACACCCTGGCGACCTCGCCGAGTGCGTTCATCCTCGACCGCAAAAAAGTCCTCGAACACCAGAAAGGCAGCGACATGGGCGCCGCCTGGCTGGTGACTCACGCGGCCGGCAGCGGCGCATTCGCGCTCAATGACTGGCGCGCCAACGACGTGATCCTGATGACCCGTTTCGACGGTTACTGGGGTGGCCCGGCCAAACTCAAGCGCATCGTGATGCGCAACATGACCGAGTCGCAGTCGTTGCGCCTGATGATCGAGCGCGGTGACCTGGATATCGCCAAAGGCATGTCCGCGCCGGACATCGAAGCCCTGCAGAAAAGCGACAAGGTGCGCACCCAGACCCTGCAACGCGGCACCCTGTATTACGTGGCGCTGAGTGTGAAGCAACCGATGTTCGCCGATGCGCGGGTGCGCAAGGCCGTGCGGTCGCTGATCGATTACCAAGGCATCAACCAGACGGTCATGCCCCATTACGGCGTGATCAACCAACGCCCGATGCCGTTGGGTCTGGCGGCGCGCCTGCCGGATCCGGGTTACACACTCAACGTCGAGCAAGCCAAGGTCTGGCTGGCTGAAGCGGGTTACCCGAATGGTTTCAAAACCACCATTCGTGTGCTGGCCGAACCGCCGTTCATCAACATTGCCTCCAACCTGCAATCGACCCTGGCCCAGGCCGGCATCCAAGCCAGCATCATCACCGGCACCGGTAACCAGATCTACGGCGCGATGCGCGAGCGTACCTTCGACATCATCGTCGGTCGCGGCGGTGGCGGGGCAGAGCGTCACCCCCATTCCAGCCTGCGCACCCTGGTGTACAACCCGGATAACCGCGACGAAGCCAAACTCACCAACTTCCAGGGCTGGCGCACCTCGTTCTACAGCCCTGAACTGAACCAGTTGATTGAGCATGCAGAAGTCGAACCGGATGCCGACAAACAACTGACGCAGTACCGCGAGATCCAGGCGCAGGTCGATCAACAGGTCGGGGCTATTTTGCCGGTCTCGCAGATGACCGACACCGTGGTGGTGTACACCGACGTGGCCGACTTCCAGGGCCACACCGCTGCGACCACGCGCTACAAAGACGTCTACAAAAAGCGCTGA
- a CDS encoding oligogalacturonate-specific porin KdgM family protein, which yields MNTTLRTLVTALTLGLPLYVSADSASINYRHQFTEEDSAHADRIKLNYRLDSGLGFEAEMKYRTAGDREDVAYDNMVNNGHEFTVSYNYKLSPQSTLTPAFQMDSSKDSTTYKLGLKYNYKINDAFYAATRYRLDTKKLDRDQVNEDLPDHIKDDQTTHRFEGWLGYTPASKWAYEYQFIYFKTDYIRYDNKKSDYEQNLIVKYKLTKEWAPFMEIGDVKVNSTTEDRQARWRLGIQYNFM from the coding sequence ATGAACACCACCCTACGCACGCTCGTTACTGCCCTGACCCTCGGCCTGCCGCTGTATGTCAGCGCTGACTCTGCCAGCATCAACTACCGCCACCAGTTCACTGAGGAAGACAGCGCCCACGCTGACCGAATCAAGCTCAACTACCGCCTGGACAGTGGCCTGGGATTTGAAGCGGAAATGAAATACCGCACGGCCGGGGACCGTGAAGACGTGGCCTACGACAACATGGTCAACAACGGACATGAGTTCACCGTGAGCTACAACTACAAGCTCAGCCCGCAATCGACGTTGACCCCGGCGTTCCAGATGGACAGTTCAAAAGACTCGACCACCTACAAGCTGGGCCTCAAGTACAACTACAAGATCAACGACGCCTTCTACGCCGCCACGCGCTATCGCCTGGACACCAAGAAGCTCGACCGCGATCAGGTCAACGAGGACTTGCCCGACCACATCAAGGATGACCAGACCACCCACCGTTTCGAGGGTTGGCTCGGCTACACGCCGGCCAGTAAGTGGGCGTACGAATATCAGTTCATCTATTTCAAGACCGACTACATCCGCTACGACAACAAGAAGAGCGACTACGAACAGAACCTGATCGTCAAATACAAGCTCACCAAGGAATGGGCCCCGTTCATGGAGATTGGTGATGTGAAGGTCAACTCCACCACAGAAGACCGTCAGGCGCGGTGGCGCCTGGGCATCCAATACAACTTCATGTAA
- a CDS encoding ABC transporter substrate-binding protein, producing the protein MTFSKLHLGLLSAVLALGPMTLANAKTPADQLIVGMSMVNLFSIDPANAPGLDASGVNANLYDTLIKRDQGNPEKHLPQLAERWDISEDGKQVTFHLRQDVKFHSGNPLTAEDVAWSLYRVMKLNFGLATTWKAYGYSVDNIQALIRATDAHTLVVDLPQTMDPLLLVDSLAISPSAVIVDRKTALSHEKNGDLGAGWLVTNEAGSGPFVLTKWSANDSLLLTRFDGYWGGAAKLKRVVVRHMTESQSLRLMLERGDLDLAYGMAAPDIRAIDGSDKIQVQSLPRGTMYYVAMSMKQPEFAKPKVREAVRNLIDYKGLDQQVMPYYGKLNQQPMQLGLEARLPDPGYHMDVAKAKALLAQAGYPEGFNTTIRTLSEPPFIDIAARLQATLAEGGIKASIVTGTGNQVYGAMRARNFEIIVARGAERYPHPYFSLRTFAYNPNNSDDAGLPNFQGWRASFFSPQINSLIDQAGVTRDSAQRVSLYHQAQNLYDQQVGPILMISQMTDTVVSAADVKGFSGDDAEATRYLGVYKQR; encoded by the coding sequence ATGACATTTTCGAAACTGCACCTTGGCCTGCTGAGCGCTGTTCTCGCCCTCGGCCCGATGACCCTGGCCAACGCCAAGACCCCGGCTGATCAACTGATCGTCGGCATGAGCATGGTCAACCTGTTCTCCATAGACCCGGCCAATGCGCCCGGCCTGGATGCGTCCGGTGTCAACGCCAACCTTTACGACACCCTGATCAAGCGTGACCAGGGCAACCCGGAAAAACACCTGCCGCAACTGGCCGAACGCTGGGACATCAGCGAGGACGGCAAGCAGGTGACGTTCCATCTGCGCCAGGACGTGAAATTCCATTCGGGCAACCCGCTGACCGCCGAGGACGTGGCGTGGTCGCTGTACCGCGTGATGAAACTCAACTTCGGCCTGGCCACCACCTGGAAGGCTTATGGCTACAGCGTCGACAACATCCAGGCGCTGATCCGCGCCACCGACGCCCACACTTTGGTGGTCGATCTGCCGCAGACGATGGATCCCTTGCTGTTGGTGGACTCCCTGGCCATCTCGCCCAGCGCCGTGATCGTGGACCGCAAGACCGCCTTGTCCCATGAAAAAAACGGCGACCTTGGCGCCGGTTGGCTGGTGACGAACGAGGCGGGCAGTGGCCCCTTCGTGCTGACCAAATGGAGTGCCAACGATTCACTGCTGCTGACCCGTTTCGACGGCTACTGGGGCGGCGCGGCCAAGCTCAAGCGCGTGGTGGTGCGGCACATGACCGAATCCCAGTCCCTGCGCCTGATGCTCGAACGCGGCGACCTCGACCTGGCCTACGGCATGGCCGCGCCGGACATTCGTGCCATCGACGGCTCGGACAAGATCCAGGTGCAGTCGCTGCCACGCGGCACCATGTACTACGTGGCCATGAGCATGAAGCAGCCGGAATTTGCCAAGCCCAAGGTGCGTGAAGCGGTGCGCAACCTGATCGACTACAAAGGCCTGGACCAACAAGTGATGCCGTATTACGGCAAGCTCAACCAGCAGCCGATGCAGTTGGGCCTGGAGGCGCGCCTGCCGGATCCGGGCTATCACATGGACGTGGCCAAGGCGAAAGCCCTGCTGGCGCAGGCGGGTTACCCCGAGGGGTTCAACACCACCATCCGCACGCTGTCGGAGCCGCCGTTCATTGATATCGCCGCACGCCTGCAAGCGACCCTGGCCGAAGGCGGGATCAAGGCCAGCATTGTCACCGGCACCGGCAACCAGGTGTACGGCGCGATGCGTGCGCGCAATTTCGAGATCATCGTGGCCCGGGGCGCCGAGCGTTACCCGCACCCGTATTTCAGCCTGCGCACGTTCGCCTACAACCCCAACAACAGCGACGACGCCGGCCTGCCGAACTTCCAGGGCTGGCGCGCTTCGTTCTTCAGCCCACAGATCAACAGCCTGATCGACCAGGCCGGCGTGACGCGTGATTCGGCGCAGCGGGTCAGCCTGTACCACCAGGCACAGAACCTCTACGACCAGCAAGTGGGGCCGATCCTGATGATTTCGCAGATGACCGACACCGTGGTCAGCGCTGCCGATGTCAAGGGCTTCAGCGGTGACGATGCCGAGGCCACCCGTTACCTGGGTGTCTACAAGCAGCGTTGA
- the kdgD gene encoding 5-dehydro-4-deoxyglucarate dehydratase, producing the protein MTPQELKTVLSSGLLSFPVTDFDAAGDFRADTYARRLEWLAPYGASALFAAGGTGEFFSLESKEYTQIIKTAVDTCKGQVPILAGAGGPTRQAIAYAQEAERLGAAGILLMPHYLTEASQKGLVAHVEQVCNSVDFGVVVYNRNLCRLNADSLEQLAERCPNLIGFKDGIGEVESMVSIRRRLGDRLTYLGGLPTAEVYAAAYKALGVPVYSSAVFNFIPKTAMDFYRAVAADDHATVGRLIDDFFLPYLAIRNRCEGYGVSIVKAGARLVGHDAGPVRAPLTDLLPDEVEQLAVLIKSLGAQ; encoded by the coding sequence ATGACGCCACAAGAACTAAAAACAGTCCTGTCTTCCGGCTTGCTCTCGTTTCCGGTCACCGACTTTGATGCCGCCGGCGACTTCCGCGCCGACACCTACGCACGCCGCCTCGAATGGCTGGCGCCTTATGGCGCCAGTGCGTTGTTCGCAGCGGGCGGCACGGGGGAGTTCTTCTCCCTGGAGTCCAAGGAGTACACGCAGATCATCAAGACTGCCGTGGACACCTGCAAAGGCCAGGTGCCGATCCTCGCCGGTGCCGGTGGCCCAACACGCCAAGCTATTGCGTATGCCCAAGAAGCCGAGCGCCTGGGCGCTGCGGGTATTTTGCTGATGCCCCATTACCTCACCGAAGCCAGCCAGAAGGGCTTGGTGGCGCACGTTGAGCAAGTGTGCAACTCGGTGGATTTCGGCGTGGTGGTGTACAACCGCAACCTCTGCCGCCTCAACGCCGACAGCCTGGAACAGCTGGCCGAGCGCTGCCCGAACCTGATCGGCTTCAAAGACGGCATTGGTGAGGTCGAATCCATGGTCAGCATCCGCCGTCGCCTGGGCGACCGCCTGACTTACCTCGGCGGCCTGCCGACTGCCGAAGTCTATGCCGCCGCCTACAAGGCCCTTGGCGTGCCGGTGTACTCCTCGGCGGTGTTCAACTTCATCCCGAAAACCGCGATGGACTTCTACCGCGCCGTGGCTGCCGACGATCACGCGACGGTGGGCCGTTTGATCGACGATTTCTTCCTGCCGTACCTGGCGATTCGTAACCGTTGTGAAGGTTATGGCGTGAGCATCGTCAAAGCCGGCGCACGCCTGGTGGGCCATGACGCAGGCCCGGTACGTGCACCACTGACCGATCTGTTGCCCGATGAAGTGGAGCAACTGGCGGTGCTGATCAAGTCCCTCGGCGCTCAATAA
- a CDS encoding ABC transporter ATP-binding protein, with protein MPMIQAHALNLSFGTGAAINQVLHDVSLSVADGESFGLVGESGSGKTTVLRCLAGQYRHWNGELSIAGAPLQHKIPKEHFRKVQMVFQDPYGSLHPRHTIDTALREPLIIHGVGDKDDRINEILLKVGLNDSFRFRYPHQLSGGQRQRVAIARALILEPRVLLLDEPTSALDVSVQAEILNLLADLRQREKLTYLLVTHDLGVVTHLCDRVAVMQHGKIVELLDCHALSQDQAAHDYTRMLVQASRDFSQESERRRVG; from the coding sequence ATGCCCATGATCCAAGCGCACGCCTTGAACCTGAGCTTCGGCACCGGTGCTGCCATCAACCAAGTGCTGCACGATGTGAGCCTGAGTGTCGCCGACGGCGAATCGTTCGGCCTGGTGGGGGAGTCCGGCTCGGGCAAGACCACCGTGCTGCGCTGCCTGGCCGGGCAATACCGGCATTGGAATGGCGAACTGAGCATTGCCGGCGCGCCGTTGCAGCACAAGATTCCCAAGGAACACTTTCGCAAGGTGCAGATGGTGTTCCAGGACCCCTACGGTTCCTTGCACCCTCGGCACACCATTGACACCGCCCTGCGCGAGCCGCTGATTATCCACGGGGTAGGGGACAAGGACGACCGTATTAACGAGATCCTGCTCAAGGTCGGCCTGAACGACAGTTTTCGCTTTCGCTACCCACACCAGTTGTCCGGCGGCCAGCGTCAGCGAGTGGCGATTGCGCGCGCCTTGATCCTGGAACCACGGGTGCTGCTGCTGGATGAGCCGACGTCGGCGCTGGATGTCTCGGTCCAGGCCGAGATCCTCAACCTGCTGGCGGACCTGCGTCAGCGCGAGAAACTCACCTACCTGCTGGTTACCCATGACCTGGGTGTGGTGACTCACTTGTGCGACCGGGTGGCGGTGATGCAGCACGGCAAGATCGTTGAGTTGCTTGACTGTCATGCCCTGAGCCAGGACCAGGCGGCGCACGACTACACGCGCATGTTGGTGCAGGCCAGCCGTGACTTCAGTCAGGAGTCTGAGCGGCGCCGTGTTGGCTAA
- a CDS encoding mandelate racemase family protein, translating into MRITAVNVQVFSYPTRRAVDSAGHAHPGDVTQAQMALLRIQTEDGQEGFAFGAPELIRPYVLDGFVRKVLVGQNAFDREKIWQDLAHWQRGSASQLTDRALALVEQALWDWAGRKLGVPVHKLIGGFRDKVPAYGSTMCGDELPGGLATPEDYGRFAETLVQRGYKAIKLHTWMPPVSFAPSPRIDVKACAAVREAVGPDIALMLDGYHWYSRTEALYIGRELEKLDFAWFEEPMMEESAESYAWLAGQLDIPVLGPETLSGKHLARASWVKHDVCDILRAGVAGVGGIAPCLKVAHLAESFGMDCEIHGNGAANLAVVGAIKNCTWYERGLLHPYLDYDEVPAYLNRLVDPMDNDGFVHLSDSPGLGEDINFNYIETNTLKSF; encoded by the coding sequence ATGAGAATCACAGCAGTCAACGTCCAGGTGTTTTCCTACCCGACCCGCCGCGCAGTCGACAGCGCTGGCCATGCCCACCCCGGTGATGTCACCCAGGCGCAGATGGCTTTGCTGCGCATCCAGACTGAAGACGGCCAGGAGGGTTTCGCGTTCGGCGCCCCTGAATTGATCCGCCCGTATGTGTTGGATGGGTTCGTGCGCAAAGTGCTGGTGGGGCAGAACGCCTTTGATCGCGAAAAAATCTGGCAAGACCTCGCCCATTGGCAGCGTGGCAGTGCCAGCCAACTGACCGACCGTGCCTTGGCCCTGGTTGAGCAGGCGCTGTGGGATTGGGCGGGACGCAAACTCGGCGTGCCGGTGCACAAGTTGATCGGTGGTTTCCGCGACAAGGTGCCGGCCTACGGCTCGACCATGTGTGGCGACGAGCTGCCCGGCGGCCTCGCTACCCCCGAAGATTACGGGCGCTTCGCCGAGACCCTGGTGCAGCGCGGCTACAAGGCCATCAAGCTGCACACCTGGATGCCGCCGGTGTCGTTCGCCCCGAGCCCGCGCATCGACGTCAAAGCCTGCGCGGCCGTGCGTGAAGCGGTGGGGCCGGACATCGCACTGATGCTCGACGGTTACCACTGGTACAGCCGCACCGAGGCGCTGTACATCGGCCGCGAGCTGGAAAAACTCGACTTTGCCTGGTTTGAAGAGCCGATGATGGAAGAGTCCGCCGAGTCCTATGCCTGGCTCGCGGGGCAGCTGGATATTCCGGTGCTCGGCCCGGAAACCTTGTCCGGCAAACACCTGGCCCGCGCCAGTTGGGTCAAGCACGATGTGTGCGATATCTTGCGTGCCGGTGTCGCGGGCGTCGGCGGTATTGCGCCGTGCCTGAAAGTCGCCCACCTGGCCGAGTCGTTTGGCATGGATTGCGAAATCCACGGCAACGGCGCCGCCAACCTGGCGGTGGTCGGCGCGATCAAGAACTGCACGTGGTATGAGCGCGGCCTGTTGCACCCGTACCTGGATTACGACGAAGTGCCGGCCTACCTCAACCGCCTGGTGGACCCGATGGACAACGATGGGTTTGTGCACCTGTCCGATTCGCCGGGCCTGGGCGAAGACATCAATTTCAATTACATCGAGACCAATACGCTTAAAAGCTTCTGA
- a CDS encoding ABC transporter permease: MNANLSSIESAAKRPVDRSPGSSFDAFCKSGLRVLRHLLRNPMTLAGLLVAMLLVVVAAFAPWIATHDPVAQNLANALQAPGSAHWFGTDEYGRDIFSRLVYGSRITLYIIGLVTVIVGPIGLFIGTVSGYFGGAVDTVFMRLTDIFISFPSLVLALAFIAALGPGLEHAVVAIALTSWPPIARLARAETLSLRNADFVVAVELQGASPARIILRHIVPMCLSSVIIRLTMNMAGIILTAAALGFLGLGAQAPLPEWGAMISTGRRYMLECWWLVAVPGAAIMLVSLAFNLLGDGLRDILDPRSE, translated from the coding sequence ATGAATGCCAATCTGTCTTCCATCGAATCGGCGGCGAAACGCCCGGTGGATCGCTCGCCAGGCTCCAGCTTCGATGCTTTTTGCAAGAGTGGCCTGCGGGTGCTGCGCCACTTGCTGCGCAACCCCATGACCCTGGCAGGCCTGCTGGTGGCAATGCTGTTGGTGGTAGTCGCGGCCTTTGCGCCGTGGATCGCCACCCACGACCCGGTCGCGCAGAACCTCGCCAACGCCTTGCAGGCGCCGGGCTCGGCGCATTGGTTCGGCACCGATGAATATGGCCGGGATATTTTCAGCCGGTTGGTCTACGGCTCGCGAATCACGCTGTACATCATTGGCCTGGTGACGGTGATCGTGGGGCCTATCGGCCTGTTTATCGGCACCGTGTCGGGCTACTTCGGTGGTGCGGTCGACACCGTGTTCATGCGCTTGACCGATATCTTCATCTCCTTTCCCAGCCTGGTCCTCGCGCTGGCGTTTATCGCGGCCCTCGGCCCTGGCCTGGAGCACGCGGTGGTGGCGATTGCCTTGACCTCCTGGCCGCCGATTGCGCGGCTGGCGCGGGCTGAAACCCTGTCCTTGCGCAACGCCGATTTTGTCGTCGCGGTGGAGCTGCAAGGCGCGTCGCCCGCGCGGATTATCCTGCGCCATATCGTGCCGATGTGCCTGTCCTCGGTGATCATCCGCCTGACCATGAACATGGCGGGGATCATCCTGACCGCGGCGGCCCTGGGCTTTCTCGGCCTGGGCGCCCAGGCGCCGCTGCCGGAGTGGGGCGCGATGATTTCGACCGGTCGCCGCTACATGCTCGAATGCTGGTGGCTGGTGGCGGTTCCAGGGGCGGCGATCATGCTGGTCAGCCTGGCCTTCAACCTGCTGGGCGATGGCCTGCGGGATATTCTTGATCCGCGCAGCGAATAA